Proteins from a genomic interval of Ptychodera flava strain L36383 chromosome 7, AS_Pfla_20210202, whole genome shotgun sequence:
- the LOC139137764 gene encoding uncharacterized protein, whose product MTLTCEDCGEYSCKVKLCQGDMHLCQCCNKKRFGGSNSSKAGGANTRTTNDGVVINELLCFITNKIDILTTDILVKLCCDHFSDSEVESAKRILFELCCNDPGRLIKRQGQNKRHNNMLDMVKLVHEIDDEDLPCFAAKDLSRLPAIDTTHVDVSTLMSELKSLRCEMAQLRDTTLRSEMSNLASEVQLIRQEMCDMKSAVVNFQKGEVSGAMLQQVENSEAPIAAVEKPPNSHCSSDKDLQTHRISYAGVVQSHVSGVDIPKTRHPEQHPQIQPKNREAEFTLVSRRPRRRPQPVIGTAKLDEGAAIKSVRPNPPFKFFVTRFAPNTTPNDVIRYINGRCQVDIKCEQLKTKFDTYSSFLVETTRESAVKVRNPAIWPDGILIRRFY is encoded by the coding sequence ATGACGCTAACCTGCGAAGACTGTGGAGAGTACTCCTGCAAAGTGAAGTTGTGCCAAGGTGACATGCATCTCTGCCAGTGTTGTAACAAGAAACGCTTTGGTGGTAGTAACAGCAGCAAAGCTGGTGGTGCAAATACACGAACAACAAACGATGGCGTGGTAATTAACgaacttttatgttttattacGAACAAAATTGATATTCTTACAACTGACATTCTGGTGAAGCTGTGTTGCGACCATTTCAGTGATAGTGAAGTGGAGTCTGCTAAGAGAATCCTGTTTGAACTATGCTGCAATGATCCTGGAAGATTGATAAAACGACAGGGACAAAATAAACGTCATAACAATATGTTAGACATGGTTAAATTGGTTCACGAAATCGATGACGAAGACCTCCCGTGCTTCGCTGCCAAAGATTTGTCTAGGTTGCCTGCAATAGATACCACTCATGTTGATGTCAGTACTCTGATGTCAGAACTTAAATCTTTACGGTGCGAAATGGCACAACTGAGAGACACTACATTACGCTCTGAGATGTCTAACTTAGCGAGTGAAGTTCAATTGATACGCCAAGAAATGTGTGATATGAAAAGTGCCGTTGTAAATTTTCAGAAAGGCGAGGTTTCAGGTGCCATGCTTCAACAGGTGGAGAATTCCGAAGCCCCAATTGCAGCTGTGGAAAAACCGCCGAATTCTCATTGTTCCTCAGACAAAGATCTTCAGACGCATAGAATTTCGTATGCCGGTGTGGTCCAATCGCATGTGTCTGGCGTTGATATTCCGAAAACCCGCCACCCTGAACAGCATCCCCAGATACAACCAAAGAATCGTGAGGCAGAATTTACGTTGGTTTCTCGCCGACCTAGACGTCGCCCTCAGCCTGTTATTGGGACAGCGAAACTTGATGAGGGTGCCGCCATCAAGTCCGTTCGCCCAAACCCACCTTTCAAGTTCTTCGTTACAAGGTTTGCGCCAAATACGACCCCGAATGACGTCATCCGCTACATCAACGGCCGTTGCCAAGTCGACATTAAATGTGAACAGCTGAAGACGAAGTTTGATACCTACTCGTCATTCCTTGTTGAAACCACGCGCGAGTCAGCTGTCAAAGTACGTAACCCTGCGATTTGGCCCGATGGTATACTCATCCGCAGATTCTATTAA